The genomic interval TTCCTTTACGCCGACCTGCACGCACACATGATTGTGCTTTCCATGTCAGTCGTCACCCTCGGCTGGATCGTGTCGTTGGTGAACAACGCCCGGAGCGGGAAGCGGCCTGGTTGGTTAGAGACGGTTGCTCTGTGGGCAATCGGCGGGCTGGCCTTTGGCGTCATCCAGCCCTCAAACTTGTCGGACTATCAAACTTACTGGCTGCTGGGGGGTGTAGCAATTTTCTATGCCGAGTATCTCAAGCACGGCAAGTTTAGCATCCGGTTCTTGATTGACGTGAGTTGGCGGTGCATACTTTTGATCGGCCTGGCCAGTGTGCTCTTCCGGCCTTACACGGCCTGGCGCGGCGAAGGCTACGGCGCAATCGAACTCTGGAAGGGCGACCGCACACCGCTCGACTCTTACATCATCATTCACGGCTTGTTCCTGTTCATCGCCCTCGGCTTCCTGCTGGTCGAGACGCGGCGCTGGATGCAAAAGACGACGCTCGACGAAGTGAGAGACTTGATCAACCCGGCCCTGTTCACGCTGGCCGTGTTTGTAGTATTTGTGATCGGGTTATGGCTTGCCGGTTACAAGGTTGCCGTCATTGCCCTGCCGCTCGTCGCCTGGACGGGCTTGTTGATGATCCGGCCCGACGCCGAACCGGAACGGCGGGTGACGCTGGCGCTGTTTGGCCTCGGCCTGCTGTTGACGATGGTGGTGGAAGTCGTCGTGGCCAAGGGCGACATTGGCCGGATGAACACCCAGTTCAAGTTTTACCTTCAGGTGTGGACGTTCCTGAGCGTGGCCTCCGGCCCGGCTCTGGCCTGGGTCTGGGCGCAGATGCCGGAGTGGGTATCGCTCAACCGCCGGGTCTGGCAGATAGCGCTGGCCGTGCTGGTTGTGGTGGCCGCGTCTTACACGGCGACTGCGGCTTCGGCCAAAATACGCGATCGTTTCCCTCAACGCACGGCGGTCTTGGACTCAACCGAACCGGGCGTTGATTGCAAAGCCATCCCTGGAATGCCGTTGCTGTACACCCAGAGTTCAGATGTGAAAGATCAACCTCACAGTTTGGATGGCATGGATTATATGCAGTGGAGCGCGCATTGCGATCAGGGCTACTACATCCCGCTCAAGTACGATTACGACGCCATCCGCTGGATGCAGGACAATGTTCAAGGCTCGCCGGTGATTGTGGAAGTGAACACGCCGGAGTATCGCTGGGGATCGCGGTATACGATCAACACCGGCCTCCCCGGCGTTGTCGGCTGGAACTGGCACCAGCGGCAGCAGCGCGGCGTCGTCGTCTCTGATACTCTGGTCACCAAGCGCGTGGAAGACATCGGCCTGTTTTATTCGACGCTGGACGAAACCGAAGCGCAAGCTTTTCTAAAGAAATACAATGTAAGCTACATTGTGGTCGGCGGCTACGAATTGGCCTACTACCCGCCCGAATCGTTCGTCAAGTTCGAGCGCATGGTGGATGCCGGCCTGTTGAAGGCCGCCTACCAGAATGACGGCGTGGTGATTTACGAGGTGGTGAAGTAGGGCGATTTGCCCGCTTCGCGTCGCTCTACAGCGGATTTTAGGCTCTGGCCGTGTATAACTCTGAAGAACGTGTGACCGACTTGCTTCGCGCCGCCCTGGGGGGCGACGACTCGGCGGTGGAGGCCCTCTTCCGGCAGTTCAGCCCGGCGGTGTTCCGGCTGGCGGCCAGCTTGCTCAACGACGCCGACGATGCCGAGGAAGTGACTCAGGATACGTTTGTGTACGCGCTGAAGAATCTGGGCCACTACGACCCGGCCCGCTCGGCGCTTCAGACCTGGCTCTTCACCATTGCCGTTAGCCGGTGCCGCAACAAGCGGCGGCGCAAGTGGCTGGAGACCGTGCCACTGGCGTGGTTTGCCCGCCACGAATCGCGGCGCGGCTCAATCCGTTCGCTGGAAGACTGGCTGGCGGCGCGAGGCGTTCAGCGCGAACTGTGGGCGGCGGTGCAAGCCCTCTCACCCAAACTGCGCGAAGCCGTCCTACTGCGCTTCGTCGGCGACCTGCCTTACGCCGAAATTGGCGAGGCCGTTGGTTGCGGCGCAAAAGCCGCTGAGTCTCGGGTGCGAACCGGCATTGTGGCGCTCAGGAAACAGTTGGCGGCTCCGGGCGCCCCGCAAGAGGAGTGGCTGGAGGCGCTGGACGCGACTTGATGGCGTTGTTCTGAGCGGGTGCGAGTAGGAGCGCTTTGCAAGCGCGATGTTTTTAGAGAGGCCGGACGACTGTCCGGCCTTTGCCTGAAAAAATGGAACACGTTTCTGAAGAACTACTACTGGTTTACATTGAAAATCGGCTCGGACCTGAGGCGCGGGCGCGAGTCAACTCGCATTTGCGCGAGTGCGAAGTCTGCCGGGCCGAGGCCGCCGAAGCCCGGCAAACGCACGCGGCTCTGAAGATTGCCGCCCAGGCCTTGTCGCGTTTGCCATTGCCACCTCTGGCCTGGGCAGGCGTGCGCGACCGGCTTGGCCGCCCCGGCATTTTGCCCGCCGTCCGACGGTCGTGGCAAGTGGCGGCCAGCACAGCGGTGGTGGTGATGGCCCTGGTTTCCAACCTCACGCTCAACGCCGCGCGGGCGGCGACGCCCAGCGTCCCGGCCATTCAGACTCCTGCCGCCCATAGCATCGTTTTGGACACGGCAACGGTTGAAGCGACTCGTGACTTGCCGCTCACCGACTCTACGTTTACGCCGACGCTGACCCCCGGGCCGGGAGCAACGAATTAACTTATGCCTGATTTGCTTGCGTTTTTTCTGTGGTGGTTGATCGTCACCATTTTTGGTTTCGTCGCCTGGCCCATCCTTTTCTGGTTCTTCCGTTTCCTCCCCGATCGCGGTTATAGCCTTTCAAAGACCGGCGGCCTGCTGGCGGTGGGTTACGTGGGCTGGTTGCTGGGCAACTTTGGCTTTGTGCTGGTCAACCCCGGCGGCGTGGTCGCCGCCCTGCTCATCGTCGGCGTCCTTTCTGCATTTGCCTTGCGAAGCGGCAACTCTGCCGAGATGGGAAAGTGGCTGAGGCAAAATTGGCAGGTGGTACTGATCACCGAGATCATCTTTCTGGCCGCCTTTGCTTTCTGGGCTTACGCCCGCGCCCTCAACCCCACCATCACCGCCACCGAAAAGCCGATGGAGTTTGCCTTTCTCAACTCGGTGCTTCGCACCGGAACCCAGCCGCCGGGCGATCCCTGGCTTTCGGGCTATGCCATCAGCTACTACTACTTTGGCTACATCATCATGGCCATGCTCATCTCGCTCTCCGGCGTTCTGCCGAGCGCGGGATTCAATTTGGGCATTGCCTTACTGTTTGCGCTCACGGCTCTAGGCGCATTTGGGGTGGTGTTGAATTTGATAGCAGGAGTCAGGAGTCAGGACTCAGGAGTCAGAGTTGGCAGGGCCATCATGCCCGCTCTGCTCGGCCCGCTGTTCATGTTGATCGGCAACCTCAACGGCTTCCTTGAAGTGATGCACAAGATGGGACTGTTTGGCGAGAGTTTCTGGGCGTGGCTGGACATCAAGTGGACGAACGTGGCCCCGACTCTGCCCAGTGCCGGCTGGATGCCCGACCGTTTTCTGTGGTGGTGGCAGGCCTCGCGGGTGGTTCACGACATCAACCCTTTCACTGGCGCAGAGATTGAAGTGATTGACGAGTTCCCCTTCTTTTCATTCTTGCTGGGCGACATGCACCCGCACGTGCTTGGCCTGCCGTTTGTTTTTCTGGCGATTGCCTTTGCCCTGAACTTGTTTTTGATGGTGCAGACCAACGCCGACAAACCGCGTGCAACTGCTGAGACAAATGAACCAAATCAACAGATGACCTCATTGGCTTGGCCGGAGTCGTTAGTGGTTACGGGAATTTCGAGAGCTTTCTCGTTCTTGAAATCCGATGATTGGCAACAATGGCTGCCGCCACTGGCCTGGCCTGATTTGCTGATTGGCGCAATTCTGCTCGGCGGCCTCTCGTTCCTGAACACCTGGGACTTCCCGATTTATATTTTCGTCGTCGTCGCCAGCTACACGGTGGCGCGCGGTTTGCGCGACAGTTGGGCAACGGATGTCTGGCGCGACGGCATTTCGCTCGGCGCTGGACTGGCGGTGTGCGGCGTGTTGTTATATTTGCCGTTCTACATCGGCTTCCGTTCGCAGTTGGGCGGCATTTTGCCGAACGTGATCTTTGCCACTCGCCTTCAGCAGTTCGCGGTCATGTTCGGCCCGTCGCTGTTTGTGGTGCTGGCCCTCATGGGCTGGCTTGTCGCTCGCCGCTGGCGAACAATGGAATGGCGGGGCGGGGCGATGATTGCTTTCTCTATTTTAGCCAGCCTCATGATCGTCTGCGCGCTTTTGGCATTCTTCATCATCACCAGCGACCGGCCCGACGCGCAACAGGCTATTGACAGCATGATCGGGACGGCCAATTTGCAGGATGTGTTGCCTCAGGTGTTGCGCCTGCGGTTGGAGCGGGCCGCCATGCCGCTCCTGCTCACGTTGCTATTGGCGGTTGCGGCGGCCTGGGTTTTCGCCCCGCGACAGAAAACGGATGACGAGCCGAGCCGGCCCAACCTTGATCTGACTCCCTTCGCCGTCATTTTGATCGCCACCGGGGCGCTTCTCACCCTCGGCCCGGAATTCGTCTACCTGCGCGATTTCTTCGGCTGGCGCATGAACACCGTCTTCAAGTTTTATTATCAGGCCTGGGTGATCTGGTCAATCGCCGCCGCGTTTGGAACGTATTTGCTTTTGCAGGCTCTGAAGCCGGTTGGCAAGACTCTGTTCGGGGCCGGGGTTGCCGCCGTGTTGGCCCTGGGCCTGATCTACCCCGTGCTGTCCACAACGACCATCACCGAAAACTGGATGGGCACAACGCGCGATCTCGAAGGCAACCCGTACGCCACGCTCGACGGCATGGCCTACATGGCAACCTCGCGAACGTCGGATTACGAAGCCATCAAGTTTTTGAATGCGACGGTGGCCGGGCGGCCCGTGATCGCCGAAGCAGTGGGCGGCAGTTACACGGAATATGCGCGGGTGGCGGCCCACACCGGTCTGCCGACGGTGATCGGCTGGCCGTTCCACGAACTGCAATGGCGCGGCAACACCGAAGCCTCCGGCGGGCGCGAGGACAAGATCAAGCTTCTTTATCAAGCGCCAACGTGGACAGAGGCGCAGGTAATTTTGGACGAGTTCAACATACGCTACGTTTACGTTGGCCCGATGGAAGCGGCGCAGTACGGCGCTGATGGCCTGGGCAAGTTTGCCCGGTTCATGCGCGTGATCTATCAGGCCGACGGCGTGACGATTTACGAACGGAAGGATAAATGACGGCAATCGGTCGAGAGGCGCGAGACGCTCCCGCGTCAAGCACGCAAGCTGAAATTTTTAATTTGGAATCGGCGCTCACGGTTGAGACCGGGCTGTACGTTTTGATTGGCCTGGCCGCCGTGTTTTTGCGGCTGCATGCGTTGGGTGAGTCGCCGCTTTCGCAGGCCGAAGCGCGCGAGGCGCTGGCCGCCTGGCGCTATGTGGTTGCCGCCGGTGAGCCTCTTCAGCCGGTGAGCGCGGCCTGGTTCACCCTTACCTCGTTTGCCTTTTCGCTATTTGGCGCGAACGAGTTCTGGGCGCGGCTCTGGCCGGCTCTGGCTGGCACGGCGCTGATCTTTACGCCGCTCACTTTCCGGCGCGAACTGGGCCGGGGCGGGGCGCTGGTTGCCAGCGGGTTGTTGGCGATCTCATCCGTCCTCATTGCTTCGTCGCGGGTTGCCGACGGCACAACGTTGGCCGCGCTTGGCCTGTGGTTGGTCGTGGCCGGCTGGCGAATGTTTGCGGGGAACGAAAACGACGCCGAGGCGCGCGGTTTGCTTCTGGCCGGCCTGGGCCTGGGGCTTGGGCTGGCCAGCGGCCCGCGATTCTTATCCGGCCTGGCAGCGGGTGTTTTAGCGGCGTTGCTGGTGGCGCTGGTGCGGCCAACCTTTGTTCAGGAAACGCAAAAAGGTTTGACGCTATTGAAAG from Chloroflexota bacterium carries:
- a CDS encoding zf-HC2 domain-containing protein — its product is MEHVSEELLLVYIENRLGPEARARVNSHLRECEVCRAEAAEARQTHAALKIAAQALSRLPLPPLAWAGVRDRLGRPGILPAVRRSWQVAASTAVVVMALVSNLTLNAARAATPSVPAIQTPAAHSIVLDTATVEATRDLPLTDSTFTPTLTPGPGATN
- a CDS encoding RNA polymerase sigma factor, whose protein sequence is MYNSEERVTDLLRAALGGDDSAVEALFRQFSPAVFRLAASLLNDADDAEEVTQDTFVYALKNLGHYDPARSALQTWLFTIAVSRCRNKRRRKWLETVPLAWFARHESRRGSIRSLEDWLAARGVQRELWAAVQALSPKLREAVLLRFVGDLPYAEIGEAVGCGAKAAESRVRTGIVALRKQLAAPGAPQEEWLEALDAT